Proteins from a single region of Sesamum indicum cultivar Zhongzhi No. 13 linkage group LG5, S_indicum_v1.0, whole genome shotgun sequence:
- the LOC105161930 gene encoding guanine nucleotide-binding protein subunit gamma 3 translates to MAGLRGNGSVPSLPPPRPKSPPQYPDLYGKRRELAKVQMLEREIGFLEEELKSIEGLQPASRSCKEVADFVIGNADPLIPTTKKIRRSRRFWKWLCGVSCFNVSWICCCSCLPHFQIPSCCCDCMECNCCCNPCVKCRMPKCHCFSCWNSQCFNKCKCSLDCCCCCSIPKCPSCPTCSCMKCTCNPKCPKLNICSCCHKSCCYPCYFCY, encoded by the exons ATGGCTGGCTTAAGGGGCAATGGGTCCGTGCCGTCACTGCCGCCACCGCGGCCGAAGTCGCCACCCCAGTATCCGGATTTGTACGGGAAGCGGAGGGAGTTGGCCAAAGTTCAGATGCTGGAGAGGGAAATTGGTTTTCTAGAG GAAGAACTGAAATCTATTGAGGGCCTTCAACCAGCTTCAAGATCCTGCAAAGA GGTTGCAGATTTCGTAATAGGAAATGCAGATCCTCTCATACCTAC AACCAAGAAGATCCGCAGATCACGTCGCTTCTGGAAATGGCTCTG TGGAGTATCCTGTTTCAACGTATCGTGGATCTGCTGTTGTAGTTGCTTGCCTCATTTCCAGATTCCAAGCTGCTGCTGCGACTGCATGGAATGCAACTGTTGCTGCAACCCCTGTGTGAAGTGCCGAATGCCCAAGTGCCATTGTTTCTCCTGCTGGAATAGCCAATGCTTTAACAAGTGCAAATGTAGCCTGgactgctgctgctgctgcagcaTACCAAAATGTCCATCCTGCCCTACCTGCTCTTGCATGAAGTGTACATGTAATCCTAAATGTCCCAAGTTAAATATATGTTCATGTTGTCACAAAAGCTGTTGCTACCCTTGCTACTTCTGTTATTAG